In the genome of Magnolia sinica isolate HGM2019 chromosome 2, MsV1, whole genome shotgun sequence, one region contains:
- the LOC131230819 gene encoding uncharacterized protein LOC131230819 isoform X2: MGEVGAVPFLPFRQGFLFSSSSRRGTGAKERVGKRWQRVVVTANSHHLQRQQNPSTFSSTISTDIPLSESPPGASFDEYLSNRARVFQAMFPDKHRSQRLNNEEWRIQMLPLDFLFLSVRPVIDMRLRCKSEGKDYPPGVPPRVTRVLELQAIKWELQGLENVLKPSHFALCVKGALYSDRRGIHSRLRGQLEMSISCILPPALSLIPEDVLKGVSESVLRRLVERMKQKVNESLLSDFREFRRESLKIQGRR; the protein is encoded by the exons atgggagaggtTGGTGCTGTGCCATTCCTTCCTTTCCGACAAggcttcctcttttcttcttcttctagaagAGGTACAG GTGCAAAAGAGAGAGTGGGGAAGCGATGGCAAAGGGTAGTGGTGACTGCCAATTCTCATCATCTTCAGCGGCAGCAGAATCCCTCGACCTTCTCTTCCACCATCTCCACTGATATCCCCCTCTCCGAATCCCCTCCAGGA GCATCATTCGATGAGTACCTCAGCAATCGAGCCCGTGTTTTCCAAGCAATGTTTCCAGACAAACACAGAAGCCAGAGGTTGAATAAT GAGGAATGGAGAATACAGATGCTTCCGCTGGATTTCCTCTTCCTGTCGGTGAGGCCTGTAATTGACATGCGGTTGAGATGCAAATCAGAAGGGAAGGATTACCCACCTGGAGTTCCCCCCCGTGTCACGAGGGTTCTTGAGCTTCAAGCT ATCAAATGGGAGCTTCAAGGTCTGGAGAATGTTCTCAAGCCTTCTCATTTTGCACTGTGTGTGAAAGGTGCCCTGTACTCAGACAGGCGAGGTATCCATAGCCGTCTCCGAGGTCAATTGGAGATGAGCATCAGCTGCATTCTCCCTCCGGCTCTCTCTTTAATCCCAGAAGATGTTCTCAAAGGCGTTTCAGAATCG GTGTTGAGGAGATTGGTAGAGCGCATGAAGCAAAAAGTGAATGAAAGCTTGCTTTCAGATTTCAGGGAGTTCAGGAGGGAGAGTCTCAAGATACAGGGGAGAAGATAG
- the LOC131230819 gene encoding uncharacterized protein LOC131230819 isoform X5 produces MGEVGAVPFLPFRQGFLFSSSSRRGTGTSAKERVGKRWQRVVVTANSHHLQRQQNPSTFSSTISTDIPLSESPPGASFDEYLSNRARVFQAMFPDKHRSQRLNNIKWELQGLENVLKPSHFALCVKGALYSDRRGIHSRLRGQLEMSISCILPPALSLIPEDVLKGVSESVLRRLVERMKQKVNESLLSDFREFRRESLKIQGRR; encoded by the exons atgggagaggtTGGTGCTGTGCCATTCCTTCCTTTCCGACAAggcttcctcttttcttcttcttctagaagAGGTACAGGTACAA GTGCAAAAGAGAGAGTGGGGAAGCGATGGCAAAGGGTAGTGGTGACTGCCAATTCTCATCATCTTCAGCGGCAGCAGAATCCCTCGACCTTCTCTTCCACCATCTCCACTGATATCCCCCTCTCCGAATCCCCTCCAGGA GCATCATTCGATGAGTACCTCAGCAATCGAGCCCGTGTTTTCCAAGCAATGTTTCCAGACAAACACAGAAGCCAGAGGTTGAATAAT ATCAAATGGGAGCTTCAAGGTCTGGAGAATGTTCTCAAGCCTTCTCATTTTGCACTGTGTGTGAAAGGTGCCCTGTACTCAGACAGGCGAGGTATCCATAGCCGTCTCCGAGGTCAATTGGAGATGAGCATCAGCTGCATTCTCCCTCCGGCTCTCTCTTTAATCCCAGAAGATGTTCTCAAAGGCGTTTCAGAATCG GTGTTGAGGAGATTGGTAGAGCGCATGAAGCAAAAAGTGAATGAAAGCTTGCTTTCAGATTTCAGGGAGTTCAGGAGGGAGAGTCTCAAGATACAGGGGAGAAGATAG
- the LOC131230819 gene encoding uncharacterized protein LOC131230819 isoform X4, with translation MGEVGAVPFLPFRQGFLFSSSSRRGTGTSAKERVGKRWQRVVVTANSHHLQRQQNPSTFSSTISTDIPLSESPPGEEWRIQMLPLDFLFLSVRPVIDMRLRCKSEGKDYPPGVPPRVTRVLELQAIKWELQGLENVLKPSHFALCVKGALYSDRRGIHSRLRGQLEMSISCILPPALSLIPEDVLKGVSESVLRRLVERMKQKVNESLLSDFREFRRESLKIQGRR, from the exons atgggagaggtTGGTGCTGTGCCATTCCTTCCTTTCCGACAAggcttcctcttttcttcttcttctagaagAGGTACAGGTACAA GTGCAAAAGAGAGAGTGGGGAAGCGATGGCAAAGGGTAGTGGTGACTGCCAATTCTCATCATCTTCAGCGGCAGCAGAATCCCTCGACCTTCTCTTCCACCATCTCCACTGATATCCCCCTCTCCGAATCCCCTCCAGGA GAGGAATGGAGAATACAGATGCTTCCGCTGGATTTCCTCTTCCTGTCGGTGAGGCCTGTAATTGACATGCGGTTGAGATGCAAATCAGAAGGGAAGGATTACCCACCTGGAGTTCCCCCCCGTGTCACGAGGGTTCTTGAGCTTCAAGCT ATCAAATGGGAGCTTCAAGGTCTGGAGAATGTTCTCAAGCCTTCTCATTTTGCACTGTGTGTGAAAGGTGCCCTGTACTCAGACAGGCGAGGTATCCATAGCCGTCTCCGAGGTCAATTGGAGATGAGCATCAGCTGCATTCTCCCTCCGGCTCTCTCTTTAATCCCAGAAGATGTTCTCAAAGGCGTTTCAGAATCG GTGTTGAGGAGATTGGTAGAGCGCATGAAGCAAAAAGTGAATGAAAGCTTGCTTTCAGATTTCAGGGAGTTCAGGAGGGAGAGTCTCAAGATACAGGGGAGAAGATAG
- the LOC131230819 gene encoding uncharacterized protein LOC131230819 isoform X1, with the protein MGEVGAVPFLPFRQGFLFSSSSRRGTGTSAKERVGKRWQRVVVTANSHHLQRQQNPSTFSSTISTDIPLSESPPGASFDEYLSNRARVFQAMFPDKHRSQRLNNEEWRIQMLPLDFLFLSVRPVIDMRLRCKSEGKDYPPGVPPRVTRVLELQAIKWELQGLENVLKPSHFALCVKGALYSDRRGIHSRLRGQLEMSISCILPPALSLIPEDVLKGVSESVLRRLVERMKQKVNESLLSDFREFRRESLKIQGRR; encoded by the exons atgggagaggtTGGTGCTGTGCCATTCCTTCCTTTCCGACAAggcttcctcttttcttcttcttctagaagAGGTACAGGTACAA GTGCAAAAGAGAGAGTGGGGAAGCGATGGCAAAGGGTAGTGGTGACTGCCAATTCTCATCATCTTCAGCGGCAGCAGAATCCCTCGACCTTCTCTTCCACCATCTCCACTGATATCCCCCTCTCCGAATCCCCTCCAGGA GCATCATTCGATGAGTACCTCAGCAATCGAGCCCGTGTTTTCCAAGCAATGTTTCCAGACAAACACAGAAGCCAGAGGTTGAATAAT GAGGAATGGAGAATACAGATGCTTCCGCTGGATTTCCTCTTCCTGTCGGTGAGGCCTGTAATTGACATGCGGTTGAGATGCAAATCAGAAGGGAAGGATTACCCACCTGGAGTTCCCCCCCGTGTCACGAGGGTTCTTGAGCTTCAAGCT ATCAAATGGGAGCTTCAAGGTCTGGAGAATGTTCTCAAGCCTTCTCATTTTGCACTGTGTGTGAAAGGTGCCCTGTACTCAGACAGGCGAGGTATCCATAGCCGTCTCCGAGGTCAATTGGAGATGAGCATCAGCTGCATTCTCCCTCCGGCTCTCTCTTTAATCCCAGAAGATGTTCTCAAAGGCGTTTCAGAATCG GTGTTGAGGAGATTGGTAGAGCGCATGAAGCAAAAAGTGAATGAAAGCTTGCTTTCAGATTTCAGGGAGTTCAGGAGGGAGAGTCTCAAGATACAGGGGAGAAGATAG
- the LOC131230819 gene encoding uncharacterized protein LOC131230819 isoform X3 translates to MGEVGAVPFLPFRQGFLFSSSSRRGAKERVGKRWQRVVVTANSHHLQRQQNPSTFSSTISTDIPLSESPPGASFDEYLSNRARVFQAMFPDKHRSQRLNNEEWRIQMLPLDFLFLSVRPVIDMRLRCKSEGKDYPPGVPPRVTRVLELQAIKWELQGLENVLKPSHFALCVKGALYSDRRGIHSRLRGQLEMSISCILPPALSLIPEDVLKGVSESVLRRLVERMKQKVNESLLSDFREFRRESLKIQGRR, encoded by the exons atgggagaggtTGGTGCTGTGCCATTCCTTCCTTTCCGACAAggcttcctcttttcttcttcttctagaagAG GTGCAAAAGAGAGAGTGGGGAAGCGATGGCAAAGGGTAGTGGTGACTGCCAATTCTCATCATCTTCAGCGGCAGCAGAATCCCTCGACCTTCTCTTCCACCATCTCCACTGATATCCCCCTCTCCGAATCCCCTCCAGGA GCATCATTCGATGAGTACCTCAGCAATCGAGCCCGTGTTTTCCAAGCAATGTTTCCAGACAAACACAGAAGCCAGAGGTTGAATAAT GAGGAATGGAGAATACAGATGCTTCCGCTGGATTTCCTCTTCCTGTCGGTGAGGCCTGTAATTGACATGCGGTTGAGATGCAAATCAGAAGGGAAGGATTACCCACCTGGAGTTCCCCCCCGTGTCACGAGGGTTCTTGAGCTTCAAGCT ATCAAATGGGAGCTTCAAGGTCTGGAGAATGTTCTCAAGCCTTCTCATTTTGCACTGTGTGTGAAAGGTGCCCTGTACTCAGACAGGCGAGGTATCCATAGCCGTCTCCGAGGTCAATTGGAGATGAGCATCAGCTGCATTCTCCCTCCGGCTCTCTCTTTAATCCCAGAAGATGTTCTCAAAGGCGTTTCAGAATCG GTGTTGAGGAGATTGGTAGAGCGCATGAAGCAAAAAGTGAATGAAAGCTTGCTTTCAGATTTCAGGGAGTTCAGGAGGGAGAGTCTCAAGATACAGGGGAGAAGATAG
- the LOC131230807 gene encoding protein NEN1-like, whose amino-acid sequence MADVIVFVDVETTVPSRSGQGFSLLEFGAILVCPRKLVELDSFSTLIRPANLSSVSATSVRCNGITRDAVAAAPTFCEVADKVYDILHGRVWAGHNIVRFDCLRIREAFAEIGRPAPEPKGTIDSLPLLTQRFGRRAGNMKMATLATYFGLGEQKHRSLDDVRMNLEVLKYCATVLFLESSLPDILTMNGGFSPNAATRSCGNRNTLPEGSCSNQNSPSDLGLGNCLRVSSPISNSLGDVLCLNKSDAPASKADPFALMPLIDLMKIDPSQPDVPVDERPVPCPPDAFSSGAAVSECCSGYAGFLDPDDVLLPSISASLVPAYGGSSRLVLQHKNVLLQLCCMKLKVRFGINAKFLDHAGRPRLRIVVDTFPSLCRVLDTCDHLAQKLLVESGSSSEWRPVVFRKNSLSSSSTIRLNIPTVANGDTATYTTQIYQKEPSGNTQKLVFNSIDAAELDSLFIPGALVDAFFSLDTYDYQQHAGIRLVAKKLIVYSE is encoded by the exons ATGGCAGATGTTATTGTATTCGTAGACGTTGAGACGACAGTTCCTTCACGATCCGGTCAGGGTTTCTCGCTGCTTGAATTCGGTGCCATTTTGGTCTGCCCTCGCAAGCTTGTCGAGCTCGACTCATTTTCCACGCTCATAAGGCCTGCCAACCTATCCTCCGTCTCCGCCACCTCTGTCCGCTGCAACGGCATCACCAGAGACGCCGTTGCTGCTGCTCCAACCTTCTGCGAGGTCGCCGATAAGGTCTACGATATCCTCCATg GACGAGTTTGGGCAGGGCATAACATCGTCAGGTTCGATTGCCTCCGAATCCGTGAGGCCTTTGCGGAGATAGGGCGCCCAGCACCCGAGCCAAAGGGGACTATCGACTCCTTGCCACTGTTGACACAGAGATTTGGCAGGCGAGCTGGAAACATGAAG ATGGCTACACTGGCAACTTATTTTGGCCTTGGAGAACAGAAGCACCG GAGCTTGGATGATGTGAGAATGAATCTAGAAGTTCTGAAGTACTGTGCAACAGTGTTGTTTTTG GAGTCGAGCCTCCCAGACATACTCACTATGAACGGTGGGTTCTCTCCAAATGCTGCTACGAGAAGTTGTGGTAATAGAAACACTTTGCCAGAAGGATCATGCTCAAATCAGAACAGTCCATCTGATTTGGGGTTGGGGAATTGTCTAAGGGTGTCATCTCCAATAAGCAACTCGTTGGGGGATGTTCTCTGTCTCAACAAATCTGATGCACCAGCTTCAAAAGCTGATCCTTTTGCCTTGATGCCTCTCATTGACTTGATGAAGATCGATCCTTCGCAACCGGATGTCCCTGTGGATGAAAGACCTGTGCCATGCCCACCAGATGCATTCTCCAGTGGGGCTGCTGTCTCTGAGTGTTGCAGTGGCTATGCTGGGTTCCTTGACCCTGATGACGTTTTGCTTCCTTCTATCAGTGCATCTCTCGTTCCAGCTTATGGAGGGAGTTCAAGGTTAGTTCTACAGCATAAAAATGTCCTCCTGCAGCTTTGCTGCATGAAACTGAAAGTCCGCTTTGGGATAAATGCAAAATTTCTAGACCATGCCGGCCGTCCACGATTGCGTATAGTAGTTGACACGTTCCCAAGCCTATGCCGGGTTCTCGATACATGCGACCATCTTGCTCAAAAGTTGTTGGTGGAATCCGGTAGCAGCTCTGAATGGAGGCCTGTTGTGTTCAGAAAAAACAGCTTGTCCAGCTCTTCAACCATTCGGCTGAA CATACCCACTGTTGCAAATGGGGATACAGCGACCTACACCACACAGATATACCAGAAGGAACCAAGTGGCAACACCCAGAAGCTTGTTTTCAATAGCATTGATGCTGCTGAGCTTGATTCGTTATTCATTCCGGGAGCTCTGGTCGATGCCTTTTTCAGCTTAGACACGTATGATTATCAGCAGCATGCAGGCATCCGATTGGTGGCAAAGAAGTTGATTGTTTATTCTGAATAG